Genomic window (Mustela erminea isolate mMusErm1 chromosome X, mMusErm1.Pri, whole genome shotgun sequence):
aaGTGATGTTGAAGGACACAGGAGACATGGTGAAAAGTTTGGCCTTCGTATAATAGAGGGCCAGCAAAGGATTTTAGGGAGGAGAATGATAAACTTTTCAAAGAAAGTTTATTTAGGCTACAGTATAGAAAGTGTTAGAAAGAAGCCAtgattatgcctccatcagaaaggatgaatacccaaattttgtagcaacatggacgggactggaagagattatgctgagtgaaataagtcaagcagagagagtcaattatcatatggtttcacttatttgtggagcataacaaatagcatggaggacatggggacttagagtggagaagggagttgggggaaattggaaggggaggtgaaccatgagagactatggactctgaaaaacaatctgagggttttgaagggacggggggtgggaggttggggtaccaggtggtgggtattatagagggcacggattgcatggagcacggggtgtggtgcaaaaataatgaatactgttatgctggaaataaaaaaataaataaaaataaataaaaattaaaaaaaaaaaaaagaaagtgttagaAAGAGTTAATAAGTGCCACAACAAAAGTAAGAAAGTACGGAAACAAGCATAGACTCCAATTCTAACATACTACCTCTACACAAAGCAAGTTTTGTGACTTTGctgcaatttatttaattttttttgtctcagtttcctcaccagtGATATGGAGATAATCATAGCACCGCTATGAGGattaatgagataatacatgaaGCGTGCTTAGCCTGTAAATAAATGGTAgccctcaataaatggtagtgaAAATTAATGTTAGTGCTAGACACAGTATGGGGAATGGACTGCAGAGGTTATGACTGGAGTGTGGGGAGTATGGTAAATCAATCTGTTTCAGTAGTCAAGAAGAAAGGTGACGGTGGCCTATGTTAGGATGACAGCAGTAGAAATATATTTGGATTGGAGAGATATTTCAAAGGAAGAACCACCTGGTTTCTGACTGGATATGGAGGAAATGTAGTGATAGGTGTTAGCTAAATCCCCACTTTTCAGCTTGAGTGTCTGGGAGGAGAGTCATGACACTTACTGAGAAGGGAGATCAGACTCAGGAGTGAGTCACCAATCTTACACATTTTTTGAGACAGGAACCAAAGATGTATCTAGGTTGAAGGGGAGAAAAATTGGCAACATAGGTGGCACAAGCCAACTAGAAATAGTCaacaacagagagagaaacagacagtggcagaagcaaagacagagaaggaaggtaCTCCAACCTTAGCCCTTCTATTCAGTATTTTTCTATTAGTGGCTTCTTAGGTTGTTCtcctttcttaaatttcagaaatgtcaCAGATTTTCCACAGCAAGCTAAGTATTTCCTGAGAgagcttatatttctttttttattatgttatgttaatcaccatacagtacatcattagtttttgatgtagtgtcccatgattgtttgtgtataacacccagggctctaTGAGGTTTATATTTCTTCCCTACCCAAACCAAATTCCCCGAGCTTCACCCTACAATGGGAATTTTACATTTAATTGTCACAAAATTTGGCACCAGATTTGGCAAAACCTTCCTATCTTCCTTTCAGTCTGGAGAAGAGATTTTGGAAAGTGGACCATGCAAATCTCTAAGCTCGCAATAAACTGTGAATTGCAGAGGCAtaacctccccactcccccacccactcAAAAGGTCTGAACTTGATTTCTAGCTTGCTGTTCTGGCTTAATTGGTTTCTGTTATTTAACACATGGGTGTGGATGGAACATCTCTCTTTAGTAAGTGAAACTTTCTACACCAGTGAAGCAGGAACAAATACTCATGTCTGTGCAGTACAAAAGTGGAAGTGTTATTTGGGTGGGTGTGAGATGTTCTCAGGTCTTGGAATTGTAGTAGTGCACTTGATGAATCTTTCCTTGGTTTCTCACAGTTTTTGCATGGATAATAGATAATAgtagaaaaatgtcaaaaatgtcaATAATGAAGTGGGTGTTGAGGAGCGATGGGTGATATTCGTGGGGACAGGTATTTAGTTATATTATAATAACCTAACTAGAGTAATTCTAGTGTTATAAGATTATAAGCTCCTACTATGGGATTAGAAATGTTCTTTTACAATGTGCCCCCAGATGACATGAGCCTCATTCTATTAAGTAGTCCCTCCTAAGCGGAGAGAAGAAAGTGGTGTAGTGGAAATCTCATAGACTTTGGAGAAAATAAGGGATAATAATATATctcatttttactattttctagGTTTGTTACCCCAGAAAATTAACTgcatctctctgaacctcagttacCTCATCTGcaatataaagtaataataatagtacctgcttCTGATGATGgctataaaatgaaattagataATGCAAGTTAGAAAGTGAAAACTTTCATTGCAGATTCTGGGGTACATTGCTGATAGTCACACCatgataattatttattattttcacttgtGATCAACCCTTCACCTTCTATTCAAAGTTATACATACATAAGCAAGATGACTGCATGACTTTTTAGGATATATCACAAGTCAAGTAGCAAGGATGAAATATTAGGGGAGACAAAGTGAAAGCACCCTTTAGAAAAATGGTAGTTCACAATGTTGACATTTTTATATGTGAACTAATCATTTGGGGTTCTGCTTTTAATCCACATTTCTATTTCCTGGAATAGGACTTAAAACGTGATACAGGAAGTCATTCTGTTACTTATGAGGAGAATCTAAAAGCAAAACACTCCTTTGTTTTGTAAAtgtacttaaaacaaaataaaacagaagagaaacaattaagacaacaaaaatgttatttaaccTAAGAAACAACTTCACTACTGTATACCACTTCTAGCCCTAAATTCAGTAAACATGCTTGCAATATAAACAGAAGCTAAGTTTGTAAAAATTTGTTTTGGggaggaaaacaaatgaagagaagGGTGTTTATAAGGATTAGGTATCTTGTACTCCCATTTGAAGTCCCAGATCTTCTGTTTTGTAGCTTTGTGGCCTTAATAAGCCTCCCTTTTGGCCTTACTTCTATGTATTATATGAAGGCTGGattaaatgatcttttaaatgttctttccaGTCTAAAAGTCTACAAGAGTGTTAagctaaaataataaagttgttgCTCTCTTTTACTTGCAGGCAACCTGCGTAAATCTATGACCAGGACTTGAGAAGCCCTAAAGATTACTTTATATTCCCCATGTcctatatttattacataataaaaaacacactaaaacataaaataaaattaaggacattcacatttttttcttcttatgatgactattttaatgaaaaaaatgtattaagctAAATTGTTTCCAAAAATGATTTTGTGGCCTATTTCACTGTTTCCCTAATCAATGTTTACTGTGTCCATTGGATAATCTACTATGTCCATGATGTCATACCAGTACAGAATTCTTAGCAAGAAAATTAGTCTCTTCCTTTTCAGATCACTAAAGGGAATTCCTAGTTCAGATTCTGAATTTGTGTATTAATGATCCTTTTCATGTAAATTGGAAAAAGACCTAAGCCAAGAGAGAATGACAATGTGCACGAGAACCACTTATGCTATTGTGATAAAATGTTAAGAAGATAGGGGTCCCAAGTCCTGAAACTCAACTAGCATACTAGCAATGTAGGCTAAAGATGCAGGGTCATTTTTCAAGTGCTGTAGTACCAAGGTAGGAAGTCAGAacccaaaagagaagaaaggggatgTAAAAGGTAAGGTTGGATTTCTATCATTGCAAGTGTTAATGAACAGGGTTTGGGGCAGGAAAAATTTGGGTGCAAAAGGAACAGACTGAAGTGCCATACCCTTTTTGTTgtggtaagaaaaagaaactaagtaTTTCAGGACATCCTTGCCTATATGACACAACTTAGACAATTTGGGAGGGCAGTTTGAAGACAGCCCCATGGTTTCCTGATTCATTAGGTGACCTTTGATTAGTAGATATTCTTTAAGCATCTGCCAATTCATCTGAACACAGGTCTTTTCTAAATCTAATAATCTGCCGCTTCAAGTATAAAAAGGAATCTGGATTTGGCTATAGAACTGTTTAGTcattatactctttttttctttgatcaagCAGGAATTATAACGCCACTGTTTACCTTGATGAGTATACTGAAATATTCAAGATGGATAGCAACAGTACCAGCAATGACTGCAGTGCTACTAATGTGACATTTCAGAACTCCCTCTATGCAGGCACCTACATCCTCATATTCATCCCTGGTCTTCTGGCCAACAGTGCAGCTTTGTGGGTTCTGTGCCGCTTCATcagcaaaaaaaataaagccatcatTTTCATGATCAACCTCTCCGTGGCTGATCTTGCTCATGTACTGTCCTTACCCCTCCGGATTTACTATTACATCAGCCACCACTGGCCCTTCCAGAAGGCCCTTTGCCTACTGTGCTTCTACCTGAAATATCTCAACATGTATGCAAGCATTTGTTTCCTGACGTGCATCAGCCTTCAGAGATGTTTCTTTCTCCTCAAGCCCTTTAGGGCCAGAAACTGGAAACGTAGGTATGATGTGGGCATCAGTGCTGCCATCTGGATCATCGTGGGAACTGCCTGCTTGCCATTTCCCCTTCTGAGAAGCACCTACTTAGGCAACAAAACTGAGTCCTGTTTTGCTGATCTTGGttataagaaaatgaatgcaGTGGCTTTGGTTGGAATGATTACAGTTGCTGAGCTGGCAGGATTTGTTGTCCCAGTGGTTATCATTGCATGGTGTACTTGGAAAACTATTATATCCCTGAGACAGCCACCAGTGGCTTTCCAAGGAATCAGTGAGCGGCAGAAAGCACTGCGGATGGTTTTTATGTGTGCTGCAGTCTTTTTCATCTGCTTCACTCCTTAccatattaactttattttttacactATGGTGAAGGAAACCATCATTAGTAGTTGTCCCATTGTCCAAAGCACACTTTATTTCCACCCTTTTTGTCTGTGCCTTGCCAGTCTCTGCTGTCTTTTGGATCCAATTCTCTATTATTTCATGGCCTCAGAGTTCCGTGACCAGCTATCTCGCCATGGAAGCTCTGTGATCCGTTCCCGCCTTATGAGCAGAGAGAGTGGTTCATCAATGGTTAGCTAAACATAAAATAACTCTTCAGTTATGAATTTAACTATGTTTCCTAGCTTTTCCCAAAGGCCAGAATAACCAGACAATTTGTTTAATGGAAATTTATGAACAATGGAAGTCTTGTTGTGTAATAGTTGTGGTCACAGGGATGTAATGGGGATGACGGTGTGTAAGAAATGTGGGAGGGGTAGGGAAAATAGAATTTGCcagttttctctttgaaattcaaGATACGTTCTTAAGAGACCTAGCTCAAATTTTACAGATGTTTTCAAtcaaaaattagatattttatccTAAACATTTTAGTAAATATATTGTTAATAAGATGCAATAAATACACAATTCTTTTCCCAAACTGCAAATCTCTTTTATATGAAGACTTTTAATTGTGAATGAGAAtaaaattcttcagtttttctaagaaataaatgcaCAGGTAAGGGGGGAGTGACAACTGAAGTAGTGTATGCATAAATTTCAGGGCCATAAACCTAATACTGAATAAAGGGCATGGAAATTTTTCCATTCACTGAAAATATACTGGATGCCTATTATATTCTGGGTTATCAATTTCTTAGGTACTGTCACAATATAGCAAGCATCTCATCTGACCCTTCTAATAAACTTGTGGAAATTTCCAATACAAATGAGTAAGTAGAACCTCAGAAAGggaagtaacttgcctgaggatAAACAGTGATGAGGTAAAATTAGTTCTGTATATACCGCATATGCTTAAATTGTTCCCTCTATTTGTGTTGTTACTTTTACTAAGTCAACATTAAACTTGAGATAAATGGTGAAGACACAGGCCAAAGCTAAGCTGCATCAGATTAGGCCATTTCTACACAATTTTCTGGAGATTATGTGAAAAGTCTGGGTTATAGGAATGGCAGATCAAACTTCTGGCTACAAATTATCAAATgataaatagttttgttttgttttgttttgtaatactGTCCCAATCTACAGTTTAATGATTAGGGGTATAGGAGACCCACATTGTTCATGATGTCTTA
Coding sequences:
- the LOC116582980 gene encoding putative P2Y purinoceptor 10 isoform X1, with translation MKREILACKREVSYQQDLCHPELSSFTLSSLQRNKSANPDKAPGRNYNATVYLDEYTEIFKMDSNSTSNDCSATNVTFQNSLYAGTYILIFIPGLLANSAALWVLCRFISKKNKAIIFMINLSVADLAHVLSLPLRIYYYISHHWPFQKALCLLCFYLKYLNMYASICFLTCISLQRCFFLLKPFRARNWKRRYDVGISAAIWIIVGTACLPFPLLRSTYLGNKTESCFADLGYKKMNAVALVGMITVAELAGFVVPVVIIAWCTWKTIISLRQPPVAFQGISERQKALRMVFMCAAVFFICFTPYHINFIFYTMVKETIISSCPIVQSTLYFHPFCLCLASLCCLLDPILYYFMASEFRDQLSRHGSSVIRSRLMSRESGSSMVS
- the LOC116582980 gene encoding putative P2Y purinoceptor 10 isoform X2 gives rise to the protein MKREILACKREVSYQQDLCHPELSSFTLSSLQRNKSANPDKAPGNYNATVYLDEYTEIFKMDSNSTSNDCSATNVTFQNSLYAGTYILIFIPGLLANSAALWVLCRFISKKNKAIIFMINLSVADLAHVLSLPLRIYYYISHHWPFQKALCLLCFYLKYLNMYASICFLTCISLQRCFFLLKPFRARNWKRRYDVGISAAIWIIVGTACLPFPLLRSTYLGNKTESCFADLGYKKMNAVALVGMITVAELAGFVVPVVIIAWCTWKTIISLRQPPVAFQGISERQKALRMVFMCAAVFFICFTPYHINFIFYTMVKETIISSCPIVQSTLYFHPFCLCLASLCCLLDPILYYFMASEFRDQLSRHGSSVIRSRLMSRESGSSMVS
- the LOC116582980 gene encoding putative P2Y purinoceptor 10 isoform X3 yields the protein MDSNSTSNDCSATNVTFQNSLYAGTYILIFIPGLLANSAALWVLCRFISKKNKAIIFMINLSVADLAHVLSLPLRIYYYISHHWPFQKALCLLCFYLKYLNMYASICFLTCISLQRCFFLLKPFRARNWKRRYDVGISAAIWIIVGTACLPFPLLRSTYLGNKTESCFADLGYKKMNAVALVGMITVAELAGFVVPVVIIAWCTWKTIISLRQPPVAFQGISERQKALRMVFMCAAVFFICFTPYHINFIFYTMVKETIISSCPIVQSTLYFHPFCLCLASLCCLLDPILYYFMASEFRDQLSRHGSSVIRSRLMSRESGSSMVS